GCAATTTCATCCTCATGGCGTTTGACGCGCGTGAGATCGGCAGCGGCAGACGCGTGATAAGGGTTTGGGCTCAGACCGGTGCCGATTTCATTCAGTCGCCGGTGACGACGGTCAGCTCGGCGGTCTACAACTATTTCAATTCGATTTCGTCGCTCCGATCTGCACAGAGTGAGAACGACCAGCTGAAACAGCGGGTTCAGGAACTCGAGGTCGAGCTTAAGGGCAATCAGGACCTGGTCTCGGAAAACGAGCGTCTTCGATCACTTCTAGGGCTTTCCGAAGAAAGTAAATACAAAGTTCTTACCGCTCGCATCATTGGCCGCGATCCTTCCGTTTGGTTCGATTCTTCGATCATCAACCGCGGCAGCCTCGACGGGATAAAATTGAACATGCCTGTCGTCACCGATGGCGGTCTTGTCGGCCGGGTCACGGCGGTCGGGCCGCTTACCTCTCAGATCGATCTGATCACGCGGGACAAATCGGGGCTGGGCGCGGTGATCGGGCAGATCGGCGAATCG
The DNA window shown above is from Chloracidobacterium sp. and carries:
- the mreC gene encoding rod shape-determining protein MreC, which encodes MVERSQQEVWKLTPWLVIVLLLGNFILMAFDAREIGSGRRVIRVWAQTGADFIQSPVTTVSSAVYNYFNSISSLRSAQSENDQLKQRVQELEVELKGNQDLVSENERLRSLLGLSEESKYKVLTARIIGRDPSVWFDSSIINRGSLDGIKLNMPVVTDGGLVGRVTAVGPLTSQIDLITRDKSGLGAVIGQIGESNALGVVSGTSKRDIVEMRYVSGSVVVEPGQTVYTTGQDGIYPAGLKVGEIVEVVSGSATTPHQIFIRPSARLGSMQEVGVLLYEPPPRQDFEKTLPNARKENTKQ